CTCACCCCGGATCCGGTTGAACACAGCTTCGTCATAGCTGGCCAGATCCATCTTATTGATGGCCACCACGAGATGCCGGATCCCCAGTAATGAAATAATAAAGGCGTGACGCTTAGTCTGAGTCACAACCCCGTATCGGGCATCAATAAGAATGATGGCGAGGCTGGCGGTGGAGGCGCCGGTGGCCATATTCCGGGTGTACTGCTCATGGCCTGGTGTATCGGCGATAATAAACTTTCGCTTGGGCGTGGCGAAGTAACGATAGGCTACATCAATTGTGATGCCCTGTTCCCGCTCAGCCTTAAGGCCGTCGAGCAGTAGTGCATAATCAATTTCGCCGTGGCCGGTTGTTCCATTCTTTTCGCTGTCTTTGCGTAAGGCACTGAGTTGGTCGTCAAAGATCAACTTGCTGTCATAGAGCAAGCGGCCGATCAGGGTGGATTTTCCATCATCCACCGAGCCGCACGTGAGAAAGCGTAACAGGTCTTTTTTTTCGTGCTGGTTTAAAAATACATCAATATTCATTAGAAATAACCCTCCCGTTTCTTTTGTTCCATGGACGAATCACCGTCATGGTCAATCATCCGGGTTGAACGTTCACTCACCCGGGTCTGCAACATTTCGGCCACGATGTCCTCAATGGTTGTGGCCGTGGACTCGACCGCACCGGTCAGGGGATAGCAACCGAGCGTTCGGAATCGCACCATTTTCTCCATGGGCTTTTCGCCCGGATTCATTCGCATGCGTTCATCATCCACGAGAATCAGGGATCCGTCGCGTTCCACCACGGAACGGGGTTTGGCGAAATAAAGGGGGACAATCGGGATCTTTTCCAGACGGATGTATTGCCAGATATCTGTTTCCGTCCAGTTGGAAAGCGGGAATACCCGCACGCTTTCACCGGGATTGATCCGGCCGTTATAGAGCGACCATAATTCCGGTCTCTGATTTTTGGGGTCCCACTGGTGATGCTGGTCGCGGAAGGAATAGATCCGCTCCTTGGCGCGCGACTTCTCCTCATCGCGCCTGGCGCCACCAAAGGCCACATCAAATTTGTTCTGTTCCAAGGCGCGTAGTAAGGCTTGGGTTTTCATGATGTCGGTGTATTTCCGGCTGCCGTAGTCGAACGGGTTGACTCCTGCGGCCTTGCCTTCCTCATTGGAGCGAACCATGAGGTCGAACCCCTGTTCCTTGCAGAAGCGGTCGCGGAACTCAATCATCTCCCTGAATTTCCAGGTTGAATCGATGTGCAGAAGCTTGAATGGCAGTCGGCCGGGATAAAACGCCTTCTGGGCAAGCCGTACCAGTACCGACGAATCCTTCCCGATGGAATAGAGGAGGACCGGACGCTCAAATTGACTGACTGCATCCCTGAATATATGGATGCTTTCAGCCTCCAGTTGTTTCAATTGACTTAAGTTGTAATGGTTCATTTATGCTCTCCTTCGCGGTCTTCGCGCGCTTCTGTTCAACTATTCCCTGCCGTTTTGCTCCGCACCGGTTTGCCGTCGACCCAATGTAATCCGCACTCCTTCTGTTCCGGCTGTTCCCACCACCAGCGACCGGCGCGGACATCTTCCGTTCGTTTTATGGCTCGTGTGCAGCTGGCGCATCCAATGCTCGGATAGCCCCGGTCATGCAACTCGTTGTAAGGAACGTCATGCCGGGCGATGTACTCCCAGACCTGACTTTCGCTCCAATCGAACAGCGGGTTGATTTTGAGCATCTGGTTGGCCTCATCCCAATCAACCGTGTTCACGTCGGAGCGCGTCACAGACTGGTCCCGGCGTAATCCGCAGATCCACCCTGTGAAGCCCGAGAGGGCGCGGCGCAGGGGTTCGATCTTGCGGATTTTGCAGCAGAGTTTACGGTTCTCAATGTTCTCACGGAACAGGTTGATGCCGTGTTCCGCCACCATGGATTCAACCGCCTGGCGATCCGGAAACTGAATGCGGAACCGGAAGCCGTAGCGAGCCTCGGTTTTCTGGATCAGGGTATAGGTTTCGTTAAATAACCGGCCTGTGTCCAGCGTGACGACGGGGATGGCGAGCTTAAGCCGGGCGATCAGGTCGGTAATCACCTGGTCCTCTGCCCCGAGTGCTGAGGCAAAGATGATTTTCCCGGGGAAGTGGTCCGCGGCCCACTTCAGTCGATCCTCCACACTTAAGGGGGTGGTTTCCTGGCGCAAACTGATAATTTCATCAAGCTTCATTTTTTAGTCTCCACATTTAAATGACGTAATTTCCATCCCATTTATCTTCCCCGGCATACACATGGGGCTTGTGGGGTACCACGATGACCTCCTCGTGCGGAGTCACCGGGGTTTCCCGGTAGCGCTCGTGCGACAGATGCACCTGTATCAGCCGGTTCTGATGATCGATCAATTCAACTTTGACCACCGATCCGGCGGTCATGACTCGATAAACCTTTGCTGAAATTCCCTGGCCTGACCCATCGTGCGGACGCTGGATCAGCAGGTCATGCGGACGGACCAGCATTCGGGCAGCGGCCTCCACCGACTCAGCCGGGGCCTCAGTGAACACGGCATGGCCACTCTCGATACGCCCATGGAAGACATTGACATCGCCCAGGAACTGCATCACAAATTTGTTGGCCGGCCGGTGAAAGACATCTTGCGGCGTCCCCACCTGTTCAATGACGCCCCGGTTCATCACCACGATCCGGTCGGCGACCTCAAGGGCTTCCTCCTGGTCATGGGTTACGAAGATACTGGTGACGTGGATCGTGTCGTGGAGTTGCCGGAGCCAGCGACGCAATTCAGACCTCACTTGAGCATCGAGTGCCCCGAACGGTTCGTCCAATAGTAGGACCTTGGGTTCGATTGCCAACGCCCTGGCCAGGGCGATCCGCTGGCGCTGTCCGCCGGATAACTGCGGGGGATAGCGTTCTGCCAGGGATTCCATCTGAACCAGACTCAGGAGTTTCGTCACTTTTTCTGTGATTGTTTTGTTGTCAGGTCGTTCCGATCGTGGTTTCACCCGGAGTCCGAATGCAATATTTTCGAATACGGTCATGTGTCGGAACAAGGCGTAGTGCTGAAAGACAAAGCCGACATTGCGCCGGTGTACCGGACTTCCGGTCACCGATTCCTGGTCAAAAAGAATTTCCGCTTCAGTTCCGCGATCCGCCTCTTCAAGGCCGGCGACAATCCTCAGTAGTGTCGTCTTCCCCGAGCCCGATGGCCCCAATAGCGCGGTCAGTTCCCCGGATTTAAACTCGAGATTGATCGTGTTCAACGCCTTGAAGGTGCCGAATGACTTATTGATGTTTTTCAGGATAATGCTCATGCCTGTCCACTCCTCCATTCCACCAGACTTTTGATAGCCAGAGTCACCAGGGCCAGGGCCGCCAGTAGGGACGCCCCGGCAAATGCGGCCGCGAAATTGTATTCGTTATAAAGGACTTCGATGTGCAGCGGCAGGGTATTGGTCTCACCCCGGATATGGCCCGACACGACTGAGACGGCGCCAAATTCCCCCATGGCGCGGGCGTTGCACAGGATCACTCCGTACAGGAGTCCCCACTTGATATTCGGCAGAGTTACACGGCGGAACACCTGCCAGCCGTTGGCACCAAGACTGAGCGCCGCCTGCTCTTCCTCTGAGCCTTGTTCAGTCATCAGGGGGATTAATTCACGGGCCACGAAAGGAAAGGTGACAAAGATAGTTGTCAGCACAATACCGGGGACGGCAAAGATGATTTGAATGTCATGATCCGCCAGCCAGGGCCCCAGCCAGCCCTGCAGTCCGAAGAGGAGTACGAAGATCAGGCCGGAAATCACCGGCGACACTGCAAAAGGCAGGTCGATCAGGGTCAGGAGGAAGGTGCGGCCCTTAAAGCGGAACTTGGCTATTGCCCAGGAGGCGGCCACGCCAAACACCAGATTCAGAGGCACGGCGATAGCGGCGACCAGGAGGGTCAGGCGGATGGCCGCCAGTGCATCCGGTTCCCGCACGCTGGCCCACCAGACGTGAAGCCCTGCACGAAATGCCTCATGGAGGATAATTCCCAGGGGTGCGACAATAAACAGGCCCAGGAATCCGAGCGAGATGGTGGCAATCAGCGCATTGACCCAGAGCGGCGGGTCCATTGCCGGGTGTGTGCTGGTGTTTGAATTGGATGAGCTGTGGTTCATGTCAGGTGGCCAGGTGTTTGCTGCTCCAGTTTTGGAGCGCGTTGATGATGAGTATGAGCACCAGGGAAATCAGGAGCATTCCCACGGCAATGACGGTTGCTCCAGTGTAGTCGTACTGTTCCAGTTTGGTTAAAATCAAGAGCGAGGCAATTTCGGTCTTCATCGGCATATTCCCTGCAATGAAAACTACCGAACCGTATTCACCCACCGCCCGGGCGAATGAGAGGGTGAAGCCAGTGAGAAGGGATGGTGTGAGCAGGGGCAGTATGACACGCCAGAAAGTTTGTCTGCGGGAAGCGCCCAGAGTTAACGAGGCCTCCTCGAGATCGCGGCCAAGGTCTACAAGTGCGGGTTGTATGGTGCGGATAACAAAGGGCAAGCCAATGAAAATCATGGCCACGGTGATGCCGATAGGAGTGAAGGCCACCTTGATCCCCAGTTTCAATAGAAGCCCGCCCAGAAAGCTATTGGGAGCATAAAGGGCTGTCAGCGCAATACCGCTGACGGCGGTCGGCATGGCAAACGGTAAATCCACAAGGGCATCAATGAAGCGTTTCCCGGGGAATTTCACCCGGATCAGAAACCAGGCCACGACGGTGCCCATCACCACGTTTACGAGCGCGGCAAGAAGCGCGGTTCCAAAGGTTAGTTTGAAGGAGGCCATGACACGGGGATGCGTGAGCGTTTGGAAGAAGCCAGTCCACCCCGCGCCGGCACTTTTTAAAGTCAGAGCGGCCATTGGCAGGAGGACAATGAGCCCCAGATAAAGGAGGGTGTAACCCATGGTCAGATTAAACCCGGGCAGCACACTGAATTCTTTGGCGCGGAATGACATATATTTTAGTTTGAGTAAATCTGGTCAAAAACTCCGTTATCAGAAAAATGAGTGAGTTGTGCTTTCTGCCAGCCTCCGAATACCGCATCGATGGTAATCAGATTGATTTTCGGGAACTGGGCTGCGTACTTGGCAGCAATGGCTGCATTACGTGGGCGATAGAAGTTCTTTGCAGCGATCTCCTGGCCGGCCTCGGAATAGAGGTAACGCAGATAGGCCTCTGCGACTTTTTGCGTGCCATGTCGCGTCACATTCTTATCCACGACGGCTACGGGGGGCTCTGCCAGAATGCTGAGTGATGGTGCGACCACTTCAAACTGGTCGCCCCCGGCCTCCTTTACCGCCAGCAAGGCTTCGTTTTCCCAGGCAAGCAGGACATCTCCGATCCCGCGCTGGACGAAAGTTGTGGTCGAACCACGTGCCCCCGAATCCAGAACGGGGACATTTTTTAAGAGTCGCGCGACAAAATCGCGGGCTTTCTGTTCATCGTTGCCGTAGTGATTCAGCGCATACGCCCAAGCGGCCAGATAATTCCAGCGGGCTCCCCCCGAGGTTTTTGGATTCGGGGTGATAACCGAAATGCCGGGCTTGACCAGGTCGTCCCAATCCTTAACACCCTTGGGATTCCCCTTGCGCACGAGGAATACAATGGTGGAGGTGTAGGGGGAGCTGTTGTCCGGCAGACGGGTTTGCCAGTTTTTAGGCAGCAACCCCGCTTTTTCAGCGATGGCGTCAATATCATAGGCCAATGCCAGAGTCACCACATCGGCGGCAAGTCCGTCAATGACTGAGCGGGCCTGTTTTCCGGAACCGCCGTGCGATTGCTTGAACTTTACGGTCTCTCCGCTCTGGGCATGCCAATACTCTGCGAAGGAGGCATTAAAAGCCTGATACATCTCCCGGGTAGGGTCATAAGATGCGTTCAGCAATTTGTTGTCCCGTGCGCCAGTTGAGACCGCAAACGACATCATGAACGGTAAGACAATTACGAATAGGATTTCTGTTTTCATTTTCCGGCTTCAATCACTATGTGTTTAATAGACAAAGTAGACAATATCACAAAAAGGATGACTGTCTACTTTTTTTTGATTTTTTAAGGCGATTTATACGCGCGGGATATCCTGCCGTAAGTTAAGTAACGTTTTATGTTGACTAAGTATGGCGCCACGTAGTAAGTTTGTCGCGGCAAACAATTGGGAGAGTATTTGGAGGGACGACCTATGACAGCAGATACACAGGCATTAAGCGCGAACATGGAAAACTATCTGGAGACGATTCTCCTGCTTATCCAGAAAAGTGCTGTAGCACGGGCAAAGGACATTTCTGAAGGCATGAAGGTCAATCGCTCTTCGGTGACTGGTGCCCTCCAGGCGTTACGCGACCGCGGCCTGGTAAACTACGAGCCTTATGGCTTTATCACGCTTACCCAACAGGGGACAGAGGTCGCGACAAAGGTTCTGTGGCGACACGAAGCCCTTCATGATTTTTTTGTTAAAGTTCTGGGGGTTGAGAGCAAAGAGGCTGATGAAGTTGCCTGTCGCCTGGAGCATGGCATCTCAAAGCCGATTGTTGACCGGCTCTTGGAATTTGCCGCTTTTGTTGAGACCTGTCCCCGGGCAGGAGCCAAATGGGTGCGAGGCTTCGGCTACCAGTGCAAGGAGGCCGTGCACACTACGGAGAAGTGTGAGACCTGTATTTCGCAGTGCCTGGCGGATGTCAGAAACACACCCAGACAAGGTGAGATTGAATCAATGAGCACAACGTTAAGTGAATTGAAGCCCGGAGAGAAAGGGCAGATCGTCAAGGTGGGCGGTGCCAGCGCCATCCGGCGCCGCATCGCAGATATGGGCGTCACCACAGGGAGTTTGGTCGAAGTCATTCGGGTTGCCCCCATGGGAGATCCGATAGATGTGAAAATTAAGGGCTACCATTTATCGCTTCGCAAGGAAGAGGCTTCGGACATTGCCGTAAATAAAGTTGCAGTGGTCATGATTGATGTGCATCAAAATGACAGAATCGAACCGGTCATTGTGGGGCTGAAGGATAGCCGGGTGATGCTGGGGCGCGACATGGCTGACCGGATGGCCG
The nucleotide sequence above comes from bacterium. Encoded proteins:
- the cysD gene encoding sulfate adenylyltransferase subunit CysD, with protein sequence MNHYNLSQLKQLEAESIHIFRDAVSQFERPVLLYSIGKDSSVLVRLAQKAFYPGRLPFKLLHIDSTWKFREMIEFRDRFCKEQGFDLMVRSNEEGKAAGVNPFDYGSRKYTDIMKTQALLRALEQNKFDVAFGGARRDEEKSRAKERIYSFRDQHHQWDPKNQRPELWSLYNGRINPGESVRVFPLSNWTETDIWQYIRLEKIPIVPLYFAKPRSVVERDGSLILVDDERMRMNPGEKPMEKMVRFRTLGCYPLTGAVESTATTIEDIVAEMLQTRVSERSTRMIDHDGDSSMEQKKREGYF
- a CDS encoding phosphoadenylyl-sulfate reductase codes for the protein MKLDEIISLRQETTPLSVEDRLKWAADHFPGKIIFASALGAEDQVITDLIARLKLAIPVVTLDTGRLFNETYTLIQKTEARYGFRFRIQFPDRQAVESMVAEHGINLFRENIENRKLCCKIRKIEPLRRALSGFTGWICGLRRDQSVTRSDVNTVDWDEANQMLKINPLFDWSESQVWEYIARHDVPYNELHDRGYPSIGCASCTRAIKRTEDVRAGRWWWEQPEQKECGLHWVDGKPVRSKTAGNS
- a CDS encoding sulfate ABC transporter ATP-binding protein; the protein is MSIILKNINKSFGTFKALNTINLEFKSGELTALLGPSGSGKTTLLRIVAGLEEADRGTEAEILFDQESVTGSPVHRRNVGFVFQHYALFRHMTVFENIAFGLRVKPRSERPDNKTITEKVTKLLSLVQMESLAERYPPQLSGGQRQRIALARALAIEPKVLLLDEPFGALDAQVRSELRRWLRQLHDTIHVTSIFVTHDQEEALEVADRIVVMNRGVIEQVGTPQDVFHRPANKFVMQFLGDVNVFHGRIESGHAVFTEAPAESVEAAARMLVRPHDLLIQRPHDGSGQGISAKVYRVMTAGSVVKVELIDHQNRLIQVHLSHERYRETPVTPHEEVIVVPHKPHVYAGEDKWDGNYVI
- the cysW gene encoding sulfate ABC transporter permease subunit CysW, which gives rise to MNHSSSNSNTSTHPAMDPPLWVNALIATISLGFLGLFIVAPLGIILHEAFRAGLHVWWASVREPDALAAIRLTLLVAAIAVPLNLVFGVAASWAIAKFRFKGRTFLLTLIDLPFAVSPVISGLIFVLLFGLQGWLGPWLADHDIQIIFAVPGIVLTTIFVTFPFVARELIPLMTEQGSEEEQAALSLGANGWQVFRRVTLPNIKWGLLYGVILCNARAMGEFGAVSVVSGHIRGETNTLPLHIEVLYNEYNFAAAFAGASLLAALALVTLAIKSLVEWRSGQA
- the cysT gene encoding sulfate ABC transporter permease subunit CysT; protein product: MSFRAKEFSVLPGFNLTMGYTLLYLGLIVLLPMAALTLKSAGAGWTGFFQTLTHPRVMASFKLTFGTALLAALVNVVMGTVVAWFLIRVKFPGKRFIDALVDLPFAMPTAVSGIALTALYAPNSFLGGLLLKLGIKVAFTPIGITVAMIFIGLPFVIRTIQPALVDLGRDLEEASLTLGASRRQTFWRVILPLLTPSLLTGFTLSFARAVGEYGSVVFIAGNMPMKTEIASLLILTKLEQYDYTGATVIAVGMLLISLVLILIINALQNWSSKHLAT
- a CDS encoding sulfate ABC transporter substrate-binding protein, giving the protein MMSFAVSTGARDNKLLNASYDPTREMYQAFNASFAEYWHAQSGETVKFKQSHGGSGKQARSVIDGLAADVVTLALAYDIDAIAEKAGLLPKNWQTRLPDNSSPYTSTIVFLVRKGNPKGVKDWDDLVKPGISVITPNPKTSGGARWNYLAAWAYALNHYGNDEQKARDFVARLLKNVPVLDSGARGSTTTFVQRGIGDVLLAWENEALLAVKEAGGDQFEVVAPSLSILAEPPVAVVDKNVTRHGTQKVAEAYLRYLYSEAGQEIAAKNFYRPRNAAIAAKYAAQFPKINLITIDAVFGGWQKAQLTHFSDNGVFDQIYSN
- a CDS encoding metal-dependent transcriptional regulator, coding for MTADTQALSANMENYLETILLLIQKSAVARAKDISEGMKVNRSSVTGALQALRDRGLVNYEPYGFITLTQQGTEVATKVLWRHEALHDFFVKVLGVESKEADEVACRLEHGISKPIVDRLLEFAAFVETCPRAGAKWVRGFGYQCKEAVHTTEKCETCISQCLADVRNTPRQGEIESMSTTLSELKPGEKGQIVKVGGASAIRRRIADMGVTTGSLVEVIRVAPMGDPIDVKIKGYHLSLRKEEASDIAVNKVAVVMIDVHQNDRIEPVIVGLKDSRVMLGRDMADRMAVETERIKTNKGKEGNQ